Proteins encoded together in one Quercus lobata isolate SW786 chromosome 3, ValleyOak3.0 Primary Assembly, whole genome shotgun sequence window:
- the LOC115982512 gene encoding cysteine-rich receptor-like protein kinase 2 isoform X2, which translates to MKKDFSSVPSRCFILAIINTSLLLQTATGDPRTQMVQITCGHQLVQNRSVSASNFVYTMENISQQMQGSGFGVAVTGSGPDTNYGLGQCFGDLSLPDCELCYAEARTALPQCFPHTSGRIYFDGCFLRSENYSFFEEYTGPGDSSVCGNTTRKNSTFEESVKKALSSAVVAAPHQKSHAITQEAVPGAVNESAYALADCWRTLNASSCEVCFENASASILECLPWSEGRVLNTGCFMRYSDKDFLNKELGTQSSKGRTTVIIVSIVSSLVLLVVGIAVGLYIWRQRSIAKKRRGSNDAEKLVKILNDISLNFKYSTLEKATGGFDIANKLGQGGFGTVYKGTLPDGREIAVKRLFSNKRHRAEDFYNEVNIISSVEHKNLVRLLGCSCSGPESLLVYEFLPNTSLDRFIFDPNKGKALNWDKRYEIIVGTTAGLAYLHDNSIIKIIHRDIKASNILLDSKFRAKIADFGLARSLQENQSHVSTAIAGTLFGVLLLEIVTGRQNNRTKTIEYSSDCLNNLITITWKHFRSGTVEQLYDPNLLLHNHPNDNVKNEILRVVHIGLLCTQKIQSLRPTMSKALQMLTKKDDHLPAPTKPPFIDESMMKLTDKCEDPCNPLKAGDSASIATISDGSFCPR; encoded by the exons atgaagaaagattTCTCATCTGTCCCTTCCAGATGTTTTATCTTAGCAATTATCAACACTTCATTACTACTACAAACAGCAACCGGAGATCCACGAACCCAAATGGTCCAAATAACATGTGGCCACCAACTTGTGCAGAATAGGTCTGTCTCTGcttcaaattttgtttatacAATGGAAAACATCAGCCAACAAATGCAAGGGTCAGGTTTTGGAGTAGCAGTCACAGGTTCAGGCCCAGATACAAACTATGGCCTTGGCCAGTGCTTTGGGGATCTCTCTTTACCTGACTGTGAATTATGCTATGCAGAGGCACGCACAGCTCTTCCCCAGTGCTTTCCTCATACTTCAGGTCGCATTTACTTCGATGGTTGCTTCTTGAGGTCCGAGAATTATAGCTTCTTTGAGGAGTATACAGGACCTGGTGACAGTTCTGTATGTGGGAATACAACTAGGAAGAACTCAACGTTTGAAGAATCAGTGAAGAAAGCTTTGAGCAGTGCAGTTGTGGCTGCACCACACCAAAAAAGCCATGCGATTACTCAGGAGGCTGTGCCTGGGGCAGTCAACGAGTCAGCTTATGCACTTGCTGATTGCTGGAGGACTTTGAATGCAAGCTCTTGTGaagtgtgttttgaaaatgcgTCTGCTTCAATATTGGAATGCTTGCCTTGGTCAGAGGGTAGAGTACTGAACACTGGTTGCTTCATGAGGTACTCAGACAAAGATTTTCTCAACAAGGAACTTGGAACTCAAAGTTCTAAAG GTAGGACAACAGTGATTATTGTTTCAATTGTAAGTTCGCTGGTTCTTCTGGTAGTTGGAATAGCAGTTGGACTTTATATCTGGAGGCAGAGAAGTATAGCAAAGAAACGAAGAG GTTCAAATGATGCAGAAAAGCTGGTGAAAATACTTAATGATATTAGCCTGAACTTCAAGTATTCCACACTTGAGAAGGCCACAGGAGGTTTTGACATTGCCAATAAACTTGGTCAAGGAGGATTTGGAACAGTTTATAAG GGAACTCTGCCTGATGGAAGAGAGATTGCTGTCAAGAGGCTTTTCTCAAACAAGAGACATAGAGCAGAAGATTTCTACAATGAAGTAAACATTATAAGCAGTGTGGAACACAAAAATCTGGTCAGGTTATTAGGATGCAGTTGTTCAGGGCCTGAAAGCCTACTTGTCTATGAATTCCTTCCTAACACAAGTCTTGACCGATTCATCTTTG atccaaacaaaggaaaagcaCTGAACTGGGACAAAAGATATGAGATTATTGTGGGTACAACAGCAGGTTTAGCCTATCTTCACGATAACtccataattaaaataattcataGAGATATAAAAGCCAGTAACATTTTGTTGGACTCAAAATTTCGTGCTAAAATTGCTGATTTTGGGTTAGCCCGGTCATTGCAAGAAAATCAGAGTCACGTAAGCACTGCCATTGCAGGAACGCT CTTTGGAGTGCTTCTGTTAGAGATTGTTACAGGAAGGCAGAACAACAGGACCAAAACCATAGAATACTCATCAGATTGCTTAAACAACCTAATCACAATA ACATGGAAGCATTTTCGATCAGGGACAGTTGAGCAATTATATGACCCAAATCTATTGTTGCATAATCACCCTAATGACAATGTTAAGAATGAGATTTTAAGAGTGGTGCATATCGGACTTCTGTGCACCCAAAAGATTCAGTCATTACGACCAACAATGTCAAAGGCACTACAGATGTTAACAAAGAAGGATGATCACCTCCCTGCACCTACAAAACCACCTTTTATAGATGAAAGTATGATGAAACTGACTGACAAGTGTGAGGACCCATGTAACCCTCTCAAAGCAGGAGATTCTGCTTCTATTGCTACCATCTCCGACGGTTCCTTTTGTCCCAGGTGA
- the LOC115982512 gene encoding cysteine-rich receptor-like protein kinase 2 isoform X1, whose protein sequence is MKKDFSSVPSRCFILAIINTSLLLQTATGDPRTQMVQITCGHQLVQNRSVSASNFVYTMENISQQMQGSGFGVAVTGSGPDTNYGLGQCFGDLSLPDCELCYAEARTALPQCFPHTSGRIYFDGCFLRSENYSFFEEYTGPGDSSVCGNTTRKNSTFEESVKKALSSAVVAAPHQKSHAITQEAVPGAVNESAYALADCWRTLNASSCEVCFENASASILECLPWSEGRVLNTGCFMRYSDKDFLNKELGTQSSKGRTTVIIVSIVSSLVLLVVGIAVGLYIWRQRSIAKKRRGSNDAEKLVKILNDISLNFKYSTLEKATGGFDIANKLGQGGFGTVYKGTLPDGREIAVKRLFSNKRHRAEDFYNEVNIISSVEHKNLVRLLGCSCSGPESLLVYEFLPNTSLDRFIFDPNKGKALNWDKRYEIIVGTTAGLAYLHDNSIIKIIHRDIKASNILLDSKFRAKIADFGLARSLQENQSHVSTAIAGTLGYMPPEYLVHGQLTEKVDVYSFGVLLLEIVTGRQNNRTKTIEYSSDCLNNLITITWKHFRSGTVEQLYDPNLLLHNHPNDNVKNEILRVVHIGLLCTQKIQSLRPTMSKALQMLTKKDDHLPAPTKPPFIDESMMKLTDKCEDPCNPLKAGDSASIATISDGSFCPR, encoded by the exons atgaagaaagattTCTCATCTGTCCCTTCCAGATGTTTTATCTTAGCAATTATCAACACTTCATTACTACTACAAACAGCAACCGGAGATCCACGAACCCAAATGGTCCAAATAACATGTGGCCACCAACTTGTGCAGAATAGGTCTGTCTCTGcttcaaattttgtttatacAATGGAAAACATCAGCCAACAAATGCAAGGGTCAGGTTTTGGAGTAGCAGTCACAGGTTCAGGCCCAGATACAAACTATGGCCTTGGCCAGTGCTTTGGGGATCTCTCTTTACCTGACTGTGAATTATGCTATGCAGAGGCACGCACAGCTCTTCCCCAGTGCTTTCCTCATACTTCAGGTCGCATTTACTTCGATGGTTGCTTCTTGAGGTCCGAGAATTATAGCTTCTTTGAGGAGTATACAGGACCTGGTGACAGTTCTGTATGTGGGAATACAACTAGGAAGAACTCAACGTTTGAAGAATCAGTGAAGAAAGCTTTGAGCAGTGCAGTTGTGGCTGCACCACACCAAAAAAGCCATGCGATTACTCAGGAGGCTGTGCCTGGGGCAGTCAACGAGTCAGCTTATGCACTTGCTGATTGCTGGAGGACTTTGAATGCAAGCTCTTGTGaagtgtgttttgaaaatgcgTCTGCTTCAATATTGGAATGCTTGCCTTGGTCAGAGGGTAGAGTACTGAACACTGGTTGCTTCATGAGGTACTCAGACAAAGATTTTCTCAACAAGGAACTTGGAACTCAAAGTTCTAAAG GTAGGACAACAGTGATTATTGTTTCAATTGTAAGTTCGCTGGTTCTTCTGGTAGTTGGAATAGCAGTTGGACTTTATATCTGGAGGCAGAGAAGTATAGCAAAGAAACGAAGAG GTTCAAATGATGCAGAAAAGCTGGTGAAAATACTTAATGATATTAGCCTGAACTTCAAGTATTCCACACTTGAGAAGGCCACAGGAGGTTTTGACATTGCCAATAAACTTGGTCAAGGAGGATTTGGAACAGTTTATAAG GGAACTCTGCCTGATGGAAGAGAGATTGCTGTCAAGAGGCTTTTCTCAAACAAGAGACATAGAGCAGAAGATTTCTACAATGAAGTAAACATTATAAGCAGTGTGGAACACAAAAATCTGGTCAGGTTATTAGGATGCAGTTGTTCAGGGCCTGAAAGCCTACTTGTCTATGAATTCCTTCCTAACACAAGTCTTGACCGATTCATCTTTG atccaaacaaaggaaaagcaCTGAACTGGGACAAAAGATATGAGATTATTGTGGGTACAACAGCAGGTTTAGCCTATCTTCACGATAACtccataattaaaataattcataGAGATATAAAAGCCAGTAACATTTTGTTGGACTCAAAATTTCGTGCTAAAATTGCTGATTTTGGGTTAGCCCGGTCATTGCAAGAAAATCAGAGTCACGTAAGCACTGCCATTGCAGGAACGCT aggatATATGCCTCCAGAATATCTAGTCCATGGCCAGTTGACCGAGAAAGTCGATGTCTACAGCTTTGGAGTGCTTCTGTTAGAGATTGTTACAGGAAGGCAGAACAACAGGACCAAAACCATAGAATACTCATCAGATTGCTTAAACAACCTAATCACAATA ACATGGAAGCATTTTCGATCAGGGACAGTTGAGCAATTATATGACCCAAATCTATTGTTGCATAATCACCCTAATGACAATGTTAAGAATGAGATTTTAAGAGTGGTGCATATCGGACTTCTGTGCACCCAAAAGATTCAGTCATTACGACCAACAATGTCAAAGGCACTACAGATGTTAACAAAGAAGGATGATCACCTCCCTGCACCTACAAAACCACCTTTTATAGATGAAAGTATGATGAAACTGACTGACAAGTGTGAGGACCCATGTAACCCTCTCAAAGCAGGAGATTCTGCTTCTATTGCTACCATCTCCGACGGTTCCTTTTGTCCCAGGTGA
- the LOC115981167 gene encoding homeobox protein knotted-1-like 6 yields MEVLSRILKKIEVGGFIQGFQAGPINSTGIRVSHLLFTDDTILFCDASREQILSIRLVLTCFQAFTGLKVNVGKRVKFEILKIDRLLCRFGSHIGTLKLEFSKKKKGKLPREARQTLLEWWSVHYKWPYPTEGDKIALAESTGLDQKQINNWFINQRKRHWKPSENMQLAVRDNLSGPFFADD; encoded by the exons atGGAGGTTTTAAGTcgtattttgaagaaaattgagGTAGGTGGTTTCATTCAGGGTTTTCAAGCGGGTCCTATTAACTCTACTGGTATCCGTGTTTCTCATCTGTTATTTACTGATGATACCATTCTTTTCTGTGATGCCTCTAGAGAGCAGATTCTTTCTATCAGACTGGTTTTGACTTGTTTTCAAGCCTTTACTGGTTTGAAGGTGAATGTGGGGAAAA GGGTGAAGTTCGAGATCTTAAAGATAGATAGGCTATTATGTAGGTTTGGCAGTCACATTGGTACATTGAAGCTGGAATTctcgaagaagaagaaaggaaagttaCCAAGAGAAGCTAGGCAAACATTGCTTGAGTGGTGGAGTGTTCACTATAAATGGCCATATCCAACG GAAGGTGATAAGATTGCACTGGCTGAATCAACAGGCCTAGATCAGAAGCAAATTAACAACTGGTTTATAAACCAACGAAAGCGGCATTGGAAACCATCAGAGAATATGCAATTGGCTGTTAGGGATAATCTTTCAGGACCATTCTTTGCAGATGACTGA
- the LOC115982514 gene encoding LOW QUALITY PROTEIN: 2-phytyl-1,4-beta-naphthoquinone methyltransferase, chloroplastic (The sequence of the model RefSeq protein was modified relative to this genomic sequence to represent the inferred CDS: inserted 2 bases in 1 codon) — MVLCIPLPSCRFRHRPVRSSLERQEHFGRIAPVYDNLNDLLSLGQHRLWKRMTVSWTGWVEGDALELPFSDGYFDAVTMGYGLRNVVDKERAMQEMFKVLKPGSRVSVLDFNKSTQPFTNLIQLWMIDNVVVPVATGYGLAKEYEYLKSSIKEFLTGKELERLALQVGFSNARHYXISGGLMGNLVATR, encoded by the exons ATGGTACTGTGTATTCCTCTTCCTTCATGCCGGTTCAGACACAGACCGGTTCGTTCTTCTCTCGAACGCCAAGAACACTTTGGTCGTATTGCTCCTGTCTACGATAAT TTGAATGACTTGCTGAGTTTGGGTCAGCATCGTCTATGGAAAAGAATGACTGTTTCATGGactgg GTGGGTTGAAGGCGATGCACTTGAGTTACCATTTTCTGATGGTTACTTTGATGCCGTTACAATGGGTTATGGGCTACGAAATGTGGTTGATAAAGAAAGAGCCATGCAGGAGATGTTTAAAGTTCTGAAACCAG GCTCAAGAGTATCTGTTCTTGATTTCAATAAAAGCACACAGCCATTTACTAATTTAATTCAG CTATGGATGATTGACAATGTAGTTGTCCCAGTGGCAACTGGTTATGGGCTTGCAAAGGAGTATGAATATTTGAAAAGCTCAATCAAGGAATTCTTAACAG GGAAAGAGTTAGAGAGGCTTGCTTTACAAGTTGGATTTTCTAATGCTAGACATTA GATTAGTGGAGGCCTCATGGGGAACTTGGTAGCCACACGCTAA